A genome region from Maridesulfovibrio salexigens DSM 2638 includes the following:
- a CDS encoding DUF1566 domain-containing protein, with the protein MKKNPFLIIVTFCFICSTSAWAGNYPIVDSGQQACFDNSRQITCPIKGKDFYGQDAQYKGNQPRYKDNGDGTISDLVTGLMWVKERGPAVSWQQAMDGADDCRVGGYTDWRAPNIKELYSLIDFNGWVQGSEKASVPFIDTDYFDFKYGDTSKGERIIDCQDWSSTTYVDKTMDGNPTAFGVNFADGRIKGYGKRNPRGKCSKYIRYVRGNPQYGKNIFVDRKDGTIEDKATGLIWQQTDSSKKLNWEEALSYCENLNHAGRSDWRLPSVKELQSIVDYSRSPKTSNSAAINSIFKVTDNESYYWSSTTHMDGPKPSHASYVAFGRALGYFAPPRSNNKKWMDVHGAGSQRSDPKSGTPDAFPNGRGPQGDDIRIYNYARCVAGGGVQPYDPPYTKIPTWKGGSPNSFSDGMSPMGGNRQGMGRNQGRSSGMGQGMGQGMMQGGMGQGRGPGNRQGPPKEAFTACEGKSHGDECTVVTPRGKLSGLCMNRGDQIFCVPEGHGPGGMRGKQMQ; encoded by the coding sequence ATGAAAAAGAATCCTTTTTTGATCATAGTTACATTTTGTTTTATCTGCTCAACATCCGCATGGGCTGGAAATTACCCGATAGTAGATAGTGGACAGCAAGCCTGCTTCGACAACTCCCGCCAAATAACTTGCCCAATTAAAGGAAAAGATTTCTACGGGCAGGATGCACAATACAAAGGCAACCAACCTCGCTACAAAGACAATGGGGACGGCACTATATCAGATCTCGTGACGGGACTGATGTGGGTCAAAGAACGCGGACCCGCAGTCTCATGGCAACAAGCCATGGACGGAGCGGATGACTGTCGCGTTGGAGGCTACACGGACTGGCGTGCCCCGAACATTAAAGAACTTTACTCACTCATAGACTTCAACGGCTGGGTGCAAGGATCAGAAAAAGCATCTGTACCTTTTATTGATACCGACTATTTTGATTTCAAATACGGCGACACCTCAAAAGGGGAACGCATCATAGACTGTCAGGACTGGTCCTCAACTACTTACGTGGACAAAACCATGGACGGCAATCCCACCGCATTCGGGGTGAACTTCGCTGACGGTCGCATCAAAGGATATGGCAAAAGAAATCCGCGCGGTAAATGCAGTAAATATATCCGCTATGTCCGAGGCAATCCTCAGTATGGGAAAAACATATTTGTAGACCGCAAAGACGGAACCATTGAAGACAAAGCTACCGGACTGATCTGGCAGCAAACCGACAGCAGCAAAAAGCTGAATTGGGAAGAAGCCTTAAGCTATTGCGAAAACCTGAATCATGCCGGACGCAGTGACTGGCGATTGCCAAGCGTTAAGGAACTGCAATCCATAGTAGATTACTCACGCAGCCCCAAAACCAGCAACTCCGCTGCTATCAACTCCATCTTCAAGGTCACGGACAATGAGTCCTACTACTGGTCCTCAACCACACATATGGACGGTCCTAAACCTTCCCACGCATCCTACGTTGCCTTTGGACGGGCCTTGGGCTACTTCGCGCCCCCACGCAGCAACAATAAAAAATGGATGGACGTTCACGGAGCAGGATCACAACGCAGTGACCCGAAATCAGGCACTCCGGATGCCTTCCCTAATGGACGCGGCCCGCAAGGGGATGACATTCGCATCTATAATTACGCACGTTGTGTAGCTGGCGGCGGAGTTCAACCATATGATCCGCCCTACACCAAAATCCCTACTTGGAAAGGCGGTTCCCCAAATTCATTCTCTGATGGAATGAGCCCTATGGGTGGGAACAGACAGGGAATGGGAAGAAATCAAGGCCGGAGCTCCGGCATGGGGCAAGGCATGGGTCAAGGAATGATGCAAGGCGGAATGGGGCAGGGACGTGGTCCCGGTAACCGCCAAGGGCCGCCCAAAGAAGCTTTCACTGCCTGCGAAGGTAAATCTCATGGAGATGAGTGCACAGTAGTAACCCCGCGCGGTAAGCTTTCCGGGTTATGCATGAACCGGGGAGATCAAATATTCTGTGTTCCCGAAGGACACGGTCCCGGAGGAATGCGCGGCAAACAGATGCAGTAA